In Thalassophryne amazonica chromosome 13, fThaAma1.1, whole genome shotgun sequence, the sequence CTTTAAAAATAACAGCAGTTTAAAAATCCAATGGTGAAGCAAAAACTTGTTTTGACTCAGATTAAATCAAAACAAGATGTTTCAAAGACTGTTTCATTCATCAAAAGTtgtatttccaaaaaacaattatAGCTTACAAAAACTTGACTTTTTAAAGAATTTTGTCTTATGACAAGTagatattttttacaattattaattttttttaattaaaattacaCACATATACTTGGAAAGATTTCACATTTTTGCAGTGTGCAAATAATTTGATCATTGTTTTATGTTTCGAGTTTATCCTACAATTGGTTGACCTTGGAAGATGGAAGAAGTCACACTGACAATTTAACTTGTGCTAAATATTTCCAGTCTTGCTGAGATATACTTTACTGGAGACAGATGCCAAAATGTTGAAGGTTTTATTGACCAAAGGCAGAGAATTTGATTACTCTCTGAGGTGGACATCATAGAAGGATATGAGACTTTCAAGGAGTGGATCAGTATTTTGTTACCTGACGTGTAGACACCAGAGCGTTGTCTGTACCGCCTTCCCACCTGCCACATGTGGAGGTGCAGAAAAAgtaaaagaaatataaacaggaATTTCTCAGTCTTCTGTCTTTTATTATCATCTCTGAAATTATGAAAACACAAGTTACAAAAAtatactttattttcagtaagaaCCTGTTAATGTTGCCATGAAGAAAGTGTTGTGAATACaggatttatatttatttattttaaatagtgAACAGCTGCACACAGTCATTTAACAGAAGTCCTTTTGGGCTGCATTTTTGTGTTATTTGATCTCTCCACAGTCAGTGACAACAACTTTCTTGATCACACCTCCATCATGCAGACCAAAGGATTCCATCTTGGTGACCACTTCCATACCTTCCTTCACCTGCCCAAACACCACATGTTTACCATCAAGCCCGTGAAAACAGTGACATCATCATCTCACAGTCAGCGACTACATGCCGACACAGCATTAAAGAGTGAGGATGTGATGGGCCGCCAAATCTAACAAAGCCGACGGACGGCTAGTATGATCAGTACCAGTCAGTTTTAGTCGTACAGAGGAGAACTGAGAGCCGTTGGTGTTTGGCCCTGAATTTGCCATTGAAAGGATtcctaaagaaaaaagaaatccattTAATGTGAAGCACCTAACAAGGTCATAACCTCTTCTGACAATAAGAAGTATTTCAAAAGTttttcgtttgtttgtttttaaatagcTTAAATTCTTGTTTTAAACACACAGGTTCAGTTTATTCATGAAAGTTATGTTAGTGCATGCTGAATCTTAAAAGTAGGTCAACCACGTTGGAATTGCAAAATAATCAGTGGTTTTAGTGTAAAATCACAGCatgtactgccatctagtggacagTCAAGAAGGTAAATTAGGCAACTGAaaccagtaataataataataataataatacccaaaataaaattacaaagaCAATAATTATGAATGAAGAGGTGCTACAGTATCTGTAAAATGGTTTGTTTTTCCCTCCCACAAAGTGTAATAGTAACAATGTAAAAAGAAAGCTTTAGACCTGTACCTGGACAGGTGTGTTTCAATTTGAAATTCTCATCTTTAAATTTCGTCCCATAAATGGATTTTCCACCTGTGCCATTGTGGTTGGTGAAATCTCCTCCCTGCAAGAGAGAAGACACACAGTTGGTTCCATAAATATTCGGACAATTAACCtaattctccaggtaaaactggagttgcgtcaggaagggcatccggcgtaaaacctgcgccaaataccaatgcagatctgactGAATCAGCTGCGGCAACCCCAAAGAAAcgagagcagccaaatggacgacaacaacaacaacttattGTGGGCTCCTTACCATGTTGGAGTTGTAAAGAAAGACCAGCTTTAAGGGAATTTATGTTCAACTAAATGGAATGTGAATATAAAAAAGACATTCAGTGAAGTGGAAAAGTTAATTTAGAAAACTAACTGTAAAAGTGACAATTTCTATTATAATTATGTTAGTTTCCCCAATTACTTATGacttctgaaaatggagggaatgTATAAAGACTAATACCTAAAAGGTTActacaatatttttgttaaactcgtTGAATCAAAGGTGAACGTctccactacaagcacatctttatTGTGTTATTTCAACTCTATTGTGATGTGTACAAAGGCAAAATTACCAAAATTGTGCTACTGTTCATCTACTTATATAGCGTGACTGTACATGGTTGCTTCAGTTGCAAGGGTTCTCCTTAACAATGCACAACAGGGTCCCGCTACCTGCTAGTAACTGAGGCTGCTCTGTTCAGTGCTTGTGCCCTGTTACTACTAATAGAACCctctattttttttaatcccacAGTATGTATGCAGATTACAGATCAGTGCATGAACATGAATTTACtgagaacaagaagaagaaaaaaaccttaTGAAAAAGGGGGCAATGTTTTCAATGGTGTTCTTCCATTAGTAGAATAACTTAAAAACTAAATTTGATAAGCAGATAAATAATGTTCTGGAAAATAAGTGACTattgtggaggtgatctggaactgagatccagaacaATGCTTGGCACATAgaaacatttaactcaaaaagttgAGTGGATGTTTATCAAACATTGTGAATAGATggataatgtcctagaaaatgaAGGATTTTATTGTGAATTTGATCCCGAAACAAATTTTGGATTCAGGATCCAGAAGACGTTTTTAGCAATGTGTGGCCTTGGTGGAAGTATGCACTCTCAGTGTGCCTTCTAGTTACTTAATAAAAAAACCCTAGAAGGGCTTCAGCTCATTTAAAGTCCCCCGCCCCCCCGCGGTTACAGTTCTAGTACCATTCATTATGTTGTAAATGCCTTGTACTTGGTAAGGAGTTCACGCTTTGCATTTGCCTTTATTTATACCCGTAATTTAAAAATGCTGGGGAGACCACTGCAACATCTATGTTATATTACTGCATGTTCTGTAAATCTTGTGTTATGCTGTTCTATCTTGGCAGAACAGCCATAACAGATGGCCACTTCAACAAGACTGGTCTGACAGAATTTGCTTCCCCCCCCTGCAAACTAAGCTAATATAAATAGGAAGATTCTCATGTTTTTCCTCATTGTTGTCACCAATGTGGGTGCTCAAGGGGTTGGTACTGTAAACCTTAAGCATGTGTAGTACTCTGAGCTGACTTGTGACTTGACTTTTTTTAAGTGGCCAGATACAAAATGTGCTGTTATTTCTATCATTTTCACccaaaatacttttaaaataaaaaagctcCAGCTCTGCAGTTTGTCCTTATATTATAACATATAATATTCTTTAGAAATTCACATCTCACCTGACACATGAAGCCGGGAATGATCCTGTGAAACACTGAGCCCTTATATCAAAGCCATGTTCACCAGTGCACAGTGCTCGGAAGTTCTCTGACAAATACGTTATAAATTGTACTGATACAAACCAAAACAAGCAATGACAAACACGTGTAATTCATTGTACTTTGATAtttatcaggaaaaaaaatattaacaaaAAACACCTGCAGTCTTTGGTACGACATCTGCGATTAActgggaaacaaacaaacagattgaaAGATTTGCTTGGTTCACTATGAAATGTTGCCAGGTGACATAAGAAAGTCAGCAGCTAGCATGCTACCTCAATGACCATTCTTCCCAGAAGCTCACCGTCCGCCTCCACGTCC encodes:
- the ppifa gene encoding LOW QUALITY PROTEIN: peptidylprolyl isomerase Fa (The sequence of the model RefSeq protein was modified relative to this genomic sequence to represent the inferred CDS: inserted 2 bases in 2 codons) is translated as MLQMKNRIKFCSVAISAKRLFSSGPERNPVMFLDVEADGELLGRMVIELIADVVPKTAENFRALCTGEHGFXYKGSVFHRIIPGFMCQGGDFTNHNGTGGKSIYGTKFKDENFKLKHTCPGILSMANSGPNTNGSQFXLCTTKTDWLDGKHVVFGQVKEGMEVVTKMESFGLHDGGVIKKVVVTDCGEIK